Within the Dechloromonas denitrificans genome, the region CAGCCTTGCGCTTGCGCTCGGCGGTGGGCTTTTCGTAAAACTCACGGGCGCGCAGCTCGGTCAGGAGACCCGTCTTTTCGACAGTACGCTTGAAGCGGCGAATGGCAACTTCAAACGGCTCGTTTTCCTTGACTCGAATGTTCGGCATGTAAATCACCCCCTTCCGTTAGGCGCCTGCCAGGTCAAGTAAAACGGCAGTGCGCGCAAAAATTGTGTCCGCATGATCGCGGAAAGCCGAACAGTATATTGCAAAAAACCTTTTTGCTCCAAGTGTTAAAATCCGCGCCCATGTTGATCCTCGGTGTTGAATCCTCCTGCGACGAAACCGGCATCGCGCTC harbors:
- the rpsU gene encoding 30S ribosomal protein S21; this encodes MPNIRVKENEPFEVAIRRFKRTVEKTGLLTELRAREFYEKPTAERKRKAAAAVKRQHKRLRSLTLPPKMY